The genomic stretch ttctgacagaggaaACGATAGAgagcagattgatatactattgtttgagtttcacccagcacatttcgagtatttcgtctgaatacacaggcggttcctaaagctgcttagaatatgtttcctgccctactaaaagaatggatatcttttatttaatcgctgtcatttcatacatattcgaatcaaacctttgttcgtagctgcaccagcaagacaatcatttaattgagcgaattggtaaaattttcctatctaagcaaaaagcaaacttaacgaaactatctgaaattggagcccagaacgattcaaacgaaaattttaaatttaaaaattgtttgacattaaattgataaaactcatgctcggTTAGCTCTAGCCCAGCATATAATTTCatgtatttaaacaaaaaatacgtttatttcaataacttaatacagcaagagctcaattacacgtttttcggtagttgttatcaaggttttggcgagtgacaggaaaatatcttaacttcttcagttgtgatttagagcatttctaattgttttgttatttttcacgatagcgacaagtttgtttctttctctgtgtgcgagaaacaaaatcaaaaccgcggaccgagaaacaaaaatgaaaatttaatgaatgctttttgagaaaacttgcaactctttttaccaataataaaatttttagtaaataagtgttgatcattcataggcagtaattttttctcgatgactaaagactggctgaagaagttaaaatcgctgctgtaaaatcaaattcacaactgtgttcgttaagacgttttaatatttttaatgacaataataatcttcgataaacacccgctatagttatccacacacatgctataactatctatacacacgttaaaactattcatacacacgctgttgctatagttttttatacaaacatgctaaagttatccatacacacgctattcctatccatacatccgatacaactatctataaacacgcataagctatccaaccatgtgctattactatccatacatacgccataagtaatcattacacacgcagcagcaatccacacacacgctataactatccgtacacacgctgaagatatacacgctatagccataatatgctacacatgctatatcttacacacgctatagctagccatacacacgcaacagctctagctatcgaacagaatgaagaaatgcagctgcccactacctccgccgctgctgcctgataccaccgctctggttccatggatttatcaatttttcaatagtgtatctcgaacaataggttatttttgttacataaattcaaccgtaaaagaatttctgatcggttgatgccaaaacctcgaaattctgaaaagaaatgactgatatataagcgctcaaaacccgacaactttttcctggttttccctggttgaattactagattttcaaattcaggtgcctaacttcgatatagacgttagtccaacgtcaaaagggaggggctacatagatgatggaatggtagagacaaatgtttcttgaaagctgcgccggccgctgtcgtaacattaacaccaacacaaacatgcatttttgcaaggttttttccgctagcagcagcatttggtaaaacagaaaattcaatttgccgcttctgtaacaaaacttcgaggcaccaaaaggtgccagttgccgattacattgttgttttctggttaatctactaaaagccaccagcataacgggtgaaaccggcacgaaatgaccggtactattttgtttttcctccttttagctgctaacaccgagcgtccgtatgtacccggtacggtttaatgatggggtgaaatgttcgaacgatacgttttataccaaggcttcgtcagataattagaaaaagggaggggctacatagatgatggaatggtagagacaaatgtttcttgaaagctgcgccggccgctgtcgtaatattagcaccaacacaaacatgcatttttgcaaggttttttccgctagcagcagcatttggtaaaacagaaaattcaattagtcgcttctgtaccaaaatttcgaggcaccaaaaggtgccagttgccgattatagttccctggttagtccgtccagaattccagccattcaagtgttttgcagtagccatttactactaaagccaccagcattacggggaaaccggcacgagatgaccggtactattttgtatttcctcctttcagctgctaccacctagcgtccgcatgtcactggtgcggttttggaatcagaatgatggggcgccggccgctgtcgtaaaattaacaccaacaaaaagatgcatatttgcaaggttttttccgctaacagcagcataaacatcggaaacagaaagtgacaacaacaataacaacaaagtcagatcgattgtatccgttagtgttgactgtgcttgggaagagaggtagtgattggctgcgcggtatgatttagacaatcgatattaattaccaatttttcaatagtgtatctcaaaaaatagtttgtttttgttacataaatttaaccgtaaaagaatttctgatcgattgatgccaaaacctcgaaaacctgattatagatgactgcaaaataagcgctcaaaacctgaccacttttctctggttttccctggttgaactactagattttcaaattcaggggcctaacttcgatatagacgttagtcaacgtcaaaaaaaactcaatgtttttttaatataaacttGGTTGTCATTTGCAcaacaaaatttcgattttttttatttcaatagtttgattgtatcaATTATAGTGATAAAATGattcttttgacgttgactaacgtctatatcgaagttaggcgcctgaatttgaaaatctagtaattcaaccagggaaagccagggaaaagtggtcaggttttgagcgcttatttttcagtcatttataatcaggttttcgaggtttaggcatcaatcgatcaaaaattcttttacggttaatttatgtaacaaaaacaaactattgtttgagatacactattgaaaaattggtaattaataccgattgtctaaatcataccgcgcagccaatcactacctctcttcccaagcacagtcgacactaacggatacaatcgatctgactttgttgttattgttgttgtcactttctgtttccgatgcttttttGCGTTCCTTGTCATTCCATTTTCTACTTatcccctccttctttctaactaactgacgaagccttgatataaaaggtaccgttcgaacatttaaccccatcagtttcattactaaaccgtaccgattGCATagggacgctaggtgttagcagctgaaaatAGGAAAGACAATAAGGTACCGATCATCTCGTgctggtttcacccgtaatgctggtggcggTTAGTAGTACATCGCTACTGCAGAATACAAAAATGGCTGgagttctggacggactaaccagaaaacaagaATATAagcggcaactggcaccttttggtgcctcgaaattttgtaatagaagcgttgcaattccctctactatttgtttcaatggaatataagaatacggtagtcaacgccatgcggtcgtgtcttgaataccaccctcctactatttttggtAATGGCTTTGGATTATAACATCAAATTATAGCatttatttgaaacaaattCGCATTAAAGATTCTTTTTTGGATAAAACACATTGACGTTTTTGTGTCATTTTCCGCTTTATAggtaaaaaaagcaaaagagcCACGAAAAGTTAACTGGCTTGCGTTACTTCAGGGCATTAAAGAATGCTTGTTGGAAAATAAATCGCTAAGATTGACTGCACGGACTCATCAAATATCTAAAACTACTTTACAACGTCATATGACCAATATTAAGGGCGCGTTTCCTGACATTTCCATTGTTTCGGATGACATTTTGTTGGATTTTATTCAACGTAGACGCAAATACTTTCCATCAAATTTGGTATGCTTAAATCTTTTGAAATGAGTGTTTTTTCCGTAACACGTTTCGTATTTTTTAAAGGTATTCTACTCGCTCTAATGATGACATAGTCGTAACGTGACATAGTTTGCTCTATCAGTTGATGGTAGCGTCGTTTCGGACTGGACGTCTAGCCTATATAGGatgagatgaaaaataaataaaacgagGAGAAATATGATCGCTTCACAACTTCTACGAGCGTTCAACTTTATGTAAATAGTATTGGCTTCAATGCTATGCTCACGTGCAGTTACCGAGACGATGCGTGTTTTACTTCTCATTTACACGTGGTGGAGAATGGAGAAATTCAATCCTATTTCGTTTCACGTGcggtttttttcagttttacctTTTAATGTATAGCCGCTATTAATAGATAAGATATGATTTACCTCTTTTTTATAACCAGTAAAAGTTTAGTGACAACATTATGAGTAAAAtttatatcgatattttttcactgaataaagtattccctccaaataataaattttattagcTTTTCGTTTTGATGGTCATATTTCACaatatcaattcaaaatttctAAACGTTTTTTGAGATCTGAGGTTTGGTTGATAGAAAATTTGATTTAAAGGCCAGCAAATATTAATATCACTCTCATGGATAAACAAAATGATGACAACTCCACAAAACTGGGGGTTTGGGTGAGTAACTCCCAACGAATGTCAACGCTGAACGTGAATAGGACTCTCTTATCTTATTTTATCATTATCTCTATTGAACACTTATTAAGCAGCTATCAAATCTTTGTTTGTCACATGTTTCACTTCTCTTACGAATAGTTTCGAATGGTTATGTAATAAGTTTAAATGGTCTAGAATTTATTATTACTTGTATCATACATAGATCCATCTCTTTGACCAACAACCTCTTCGTTCTCAGGAAATGCCTGCCCAAAGGAACGCAGTTGTCAATACGCAGTCAAACTCGAGTTGTGTCATAAACAACGCTAGTCGCCCGGTAACGACGGTCTTCGATCCAGCTCAGCAACGTTGTGAgtattgtaagaaaaaaatgaagaaatctTACAAGCATCGTAACGGCAAATGTCTGAcgatgaagaataaaaatcctTCCAAGGCGCGCTGCGTGTACTGTAACATGACGTTCGTTCGCAGTGCAAGCCTGCCGGGTCATTTGCGCAATACCTGTCGTGTCTACCGGGAGGTATGCAAAATGAAAGGCATCGATGAACCGGATCCAGCTGCGGCACCCAAAATCACATTAACCACGTCACCCTCTTTCGAAACCATAGAGGCAAGTGTAATCTCTCCAGTGGAAAACACCATACAGAATAAGACTTTGGACCAGAAACCGATAGTGACGAAAACAAAAGCACGAGCCACTTGCGAATATTGCGATCATACATACTCACATCGGTCGAATCTACTCAAGCATCAACATAAATGCAAGGTGCTCCAGGAGATGAAGttacagcaaaaaacaaaatgtgtcGATATCAAAGAGCTTctcaagacagaagaaaaaACCTCTGTAGTACATATGCCACAGCCTAGATCACGGTCACCTGTTGACGAAAGTGCCATGGAAGAAGATCAATTGGAAGCAGAAGAAGAGACTCAGTGTGTCTATTGTACGCAAACGGTTAATAGGAAAACTCGCTACCAGCATCACAACGGTCGGTGTGTACTTGGTCGAGCAGCGACAGAGCATCCATGTCCATACTGTCCCAATGCATTTTCTTCTCGAAGTAACCTGTTGAGGCACCAGCGGGAACGTTGTGCACAGTACCAAAAAGTATGATACCTACTGCATTTTAAACTATAATTTCACGTTATATTATTTCTTTCAAGGAACAACCCATAAAAATTACCAGAGCCACGCATCAATCAGCTCCAGTGACCACCAAGCCACTTACGCCTGTTCAGGTACCAAAACAACTTCCACCTGTTCAGGTACCCAAACAACCTCCTGTGAGTAAGCAAACCCTTAAATCTACTGACAATCACTCCATCAACGGGCAAAAGGAGCTAAGGAGAAACTTCTGCAAATACTGCCGACAACCAGTTAATAGTGCTGATAAGTTGAAACACAAGGAAAAACGCTGCATCAGTAATCAGCCTTCGGATTATCTCTGTGGTTACTGTCGAAAAGGCTTTGCAGCGAGGGAAAGTCTATTGGAGCATCAGCGTGTTTGCACTGTCCGGAAGCTGCACAAACAAGTCAAATGTCAGCATTGCGGAATAACCATCTCCAATCGGGCTAATCTTAGGAAGCATCAAAAACTATCGTGTAAATATAGCGTAAGTTATTTCAGTGTTGAACTAGGCGATTTTTGCTAACAAAAGTATTACATATATTCTATAGCGTCAGTTGGAAGACATAAAACAGGAATCGAAATCATCGGAAACAGTCCCAAAAAAGCAACTCAAAGTGAAACAGGAAAACAGCAAAAGCAGCTCGAGTATAAGGCCCAAGGCAGAATCACCGGACGATAGTAAAGACAACAAAGAGGTAGCGATAAAGAATAAGCCTCTTCACCCATGCACCTACTGCAAGAGAGTATTCAAGGGAGCTGGTTTCGTACGTAGACACATGACCATTTGCACCTTAAGGCCTGCACTGAACGAGTTCATCTGTCGATACTGTTCGACGCGTTTTACCACCAGGAGCCACATGTATCGCCATCAACGGCTATACTGTAAACAAATTAGCAGGAAAAAGGTGAGTTCAATACACTCTTGGCAGATTGATCACTTTAACATTAAatcgaaattttattttgtacCATAATTCAGAGCTTCGCAGACGAATCTGTAGAGAATTTCCTCACAAAAACCAACAATTCAGTAACCAGCTCAACTCCTAAGGCGAGCAGATCAGCCGCAAAAGAGCACAACCGGTTTGCTCTTTTGCAGGATTCAACCGCCGATAGTAGCGCTGGACTCGAGGAGGACAGTGGTGACCGGTCATCGTCTTCGAAAGCAACGGGAGCAACAGGAAACTCGGCGGATGAGACGCAGGCTGTTGATAATAACAACTCGGAGAGTGAAAAAGATGCTACCGAATCACCGGCACCACCGTCGCCACCGACTGTGATGCCAGCGGCACCGTCACCAGTCGAACAAACGGCGGTCGTCGAGAATGCAACTGAATGTGAGCAAGAACCGAGCAACTGAATCTGAACTGCAATTGCGTGCGCTAATCAAAGTCACTAACCATAACCTACGAACACGGCAGTAAGCGTGCATGTTGAGCGATACAATCGCAATGCACCAGTAAGAATCGTAAAATTTATTTACATCCAGTGCACTGTACGTTATTAGTTGCGTTCAAAGTATTGTACGTATATGTTAAGTCATAAAGTATGGCTTCGTGGTAACATGGAGAAATTAATAGATCAGAGAATCCGGAATAAAGCATCTTTTAAGTATTTGTATGGTTGTTAACAAAAAGACGACGAAAGCACTATCCTCAATTTTGCAAACGGTTACACTTTTCCAGCCGTAGTCCAAAGTCATGCCTAACCCTCTACAGTACCTGACCTTCGAAGGTGTGTTCTTTCTGGGCGAATCGTTccaaaaatctttaaaatcattTGGAGGTGATAGCATTGAAAAAAGGAAATACCAGAAACGACATTTTCATAGATAAGATAATTTACTTCGATTTCATGCTTATGTTTTGATCCTAACATTGCCCTCGCGTTACATTCGGCTTCCACTGACATCTTCCAGGCGCAATATACTCTTAGTGTTCTATAGCGATCCTTTGCACGACACCGCCTGGGTGCAGCCGGTTGAGCCCCTATGGATATGCGAGCCGTCCACAATAGACGAAAGCCAAGTGTGGAAAACTTTCCCTATCTCAACATGTATGACTCTCCAACTAAATTTGAACATTCACACTTGACAAAACCGGAATTCCTGTTTAACAACTTGACGGCTTAGAATTGTTACGTACGATtgaatattgttattttttattactttctctCTAAATAAAGTCCCTATTGCTGTACGCGATCAAATTAGTATGAATCGTACGATAAATGATTGACTGTTTTTGCGAATTAATTTAAATGTGCCTTGTTTAAGACGTATATTTGTTTCCTTTTAATTGCGCTTTCGACATCTATATACAATCATCAGAATTTATGGGTTAGATTGGTGGAAAACCTAATTGTTTGAGTAATATTCGTGTTTACACGAATAATACTAAAATAAAGACTCTTTTATGATGTTAAGTTTCACTG from Wyeomyia smithii strain HCP4-BCI-WySm-NY-G18 chromosome 3, ASM2978416v1, whole genome shotgun sequence encodes the following:
- the LOC129729393 gene encoding transcriptional repressor CTCF-like; the protein is MDSWCRICSRSDDFRRFPLYAVAEVSQEVIANMITCCTDTQVSSDDGLPQQICPDCLITLSLAYSFRRLCRRSDAKFRDCFRDSVPSQLNENQHQQQQHLSQAQDDSAYEHITAVKEEVEFYDYECEAPPQESQWVIQNPRTIREGAMTVVHNSGQYYDQTDDTSCADTNVTTPMVTLGQTHTQPELGEPSTSFQRSEKIKKKQPAEPERFSKRIRQEMPAQRNAVVNTQSNSSCVINNASRPVTTVFDPAQQRCEYCKKKMKKSYKHRNGKCLTMKNKNPSKARCVYCNMTFVRSASLPGHLRNTCRVYREVCKMKGIDEPDPAAAPKITLTTSPSFETIEASVISPVENTIQNKTLDQKPIVTKTKARATCEYCDHTYSHRSNLLKHQHKCKVLQEMKLQQKTKCVDIKELLKTEEKTSVVHMPQPRSRSPVDESAMEEDQLEAEEETQCVYCTQTVNRKTRYQHHNGRCVLGRAATEHPCPYCPNAFSSRSNLLRHQRERCAQYQKEQPIKITRATHQSAPVTTKPLTPVQVPKQLPPVQVPKQPPVSKQTLKSTDNHSINGQKELRRNFCKYCRQPVNSADKLKHKEKRCISNQPSDYLCGYCRKGFAARESLLEHQRVCTVRKLHKQVKCQHCGITISNRANLRKHQKLSCKYSRQLEDIKQESKSSETVPKKQLKVKQENSKSSSSIRPKAESPDDSKDNKEVAIKNKPLHPCTYCKRVFKGAGFVRRHMTICTLRPALNEFICRYCSTRFTTRSHMYRHQRLYCKQISRKKSFADESVENFLTKTNNSVTSSTPKASRSAAKEHNRFALLQDSTADSSAGLEEDSGDRSSSSKATGATGNSADETQAVDNNNSESEKDATESPAPPSPPTVMPAAPSPVEQTAVVENATECEQEPSN